Proteins found in one Phocoena sinus isolate mPhoSin1 chromosome 19, mPhoSin1.pri, whole genome shotgun sequence genomic segment:
- the ZNF550 gene encoding zinc finger protein 550 isoform X1: MAALVTPAQVLVTFKDVAVTFTREEWGQLDLDQRTLYQEVMLEICGLLVSLGHPVPKPELIHLLEHGQEPWMGRRGLPRSMCPDDRAKRQTRELVLSEGVLLQGSLTLGSSRDCRSRQAMDPEELLEVQKGQLRPETDAHKETHPGKTSLEDDGLETDDGVHSRAFQERVSQGDVLCEHDPQTPGKGPLIHNLYKCKQCGKSFNRKWYLVRHQRIHTGMKPYECNACGKAFSQSSTLTRHYVIHTGETPYKCAECGKAFKRRSYLLQHQPIHTGEKPYECSQCRKAFTHRSTFIRHNRTHTGEKPFECKECEKSFSNRAHLIQHYIIHTGEKPYDCTECGKAFRCSSELLQHQRIHTGEKPYECAQCGKAFHRSTYLIQHSVIHTGETPYKCAECGKAFKRRSHLLQHQRVHT, encoded by the exons GTGTTGGTGACCTTCAAGGATGTGGCCGTGACCTTTACCCGGGAGGAGTGGGGACAACTTGACCTGGATCAGAGGACCCTGTACCAAGAGGTGATGCTGGAGATCTGTGGGCTCCTGGTCTCACTGG GGCATCCAGTTCCCAAACCAGAGTTGATCCACTTGCTGGAACATGGGCAGGAGCCGTGGATGGGAAGGAGAGGCCTCCCACGTAGCATGTGCCCAG ATGACAGAGCAAAACGTCAGACCAGAGAGCTGGTTTTGTCTGAAGGAGTGTTGCTCCAGGGAAGCCTGACTCTGGGATCTTCAAGGGACTGCAGGTCGAGGCAAGCCATGGATCCAGAAGAGCTTTTGGAAGTGCAGAAAGGTCAGCTGAGGCCAGAGACAGACGCCCACAAGGAAACCCATCCTGGGAAAACGAGCCTTGAAGATGATGGTTTGGAGACGGATGATGGTGTGCACTCCAGGGCATTCCAGGAGAGAGTCTCTCAGGGAGATGTTCTCTGTGAGCATGACCCACAGACACCAGGAAAAGGCCCCCTGATTCATAACCTCTACAAGTGCAAGCAGTGCGGGAAGAGTTTTAACAGGAAGTGGTACCTTGTTCGACATCAGCGGATTCACACTGGAATGAAGCCCTATGAATGCAACgcgtgtgggaaagccttcagccAGAGCTCAACCCTGACCCGGCACTACGTCATCCACACCGGGGAGACGCCATACAAATGTGCCgagtgtgggaaggccttcaaACGCAGGTCGTACCTCCTGCAGCACCAGCCGATCCACACCGGGGAGAAGCCCTATGAGTGCAGCCAGTGTCGAAAGGCCTTCACCCACCGCTCTACTTTTATTCGCCACAATAGGACccacactggagaaaaaccctTTGAATGCAAAGAATGTGAAAAATCATTTAGCAACAGAGCACACCTCATCCAGCACTACATcatccacactggagagaagccttACGATTGCACAgagtgtgggaaggccttcaggTGCAGCTCAGAACTCCTACAGCATCAGCGGATTCACACGGGGGAGAAGCCCTACGAGTGTGCCCAGTGCGGGAAGGCCTTTCACCGGAGCACGTACCTCATCCAGCACTCTGTCATCCACACCGGGGAGACGCCATACAAGTGTGCCgagtgtgggaaggccttcaaACGCAGGTCACATCTCCTGCAGCACCAGCGGGTTCATACTTGA
- the ZNF550 gene encoding zinc finger protein 550 isoform X2: MLRTGECGFALGRRRRASGLDDRAKRQTRELVLSEGVLLQGSLTLGSSRDCRSRQAMDPEELLEVQKGQLRPETDAHKETHPGKTSLEDDGLETDDGVHSRAFQERVSQGDVLCEHDPQTPGKGPLIHNLYKCKQCGKSFNRKWYLVRHQRIHTGMKPYECNACGKAFSQSSTLTRHYVIHTGETPYKCAECGKAFKRRSYLLQHQPIHTGEKPYECSQCRKAFTHRSTFIRHNRTHTGEKPFECKECEKSFSNRAHLIQHYIIHTGEKPYDCTECGKAFRCSSELLQHQRIHTGEKPYECAQCGKAFHRSTYLIQHSVIHTGETPYKCAECGKAFKRRSHLLQHQRVHT; encoded by the exons ATGCTCAGGACTGGAGAGTGTGGTTTTGCTCTGGGCCGAAGGAGAAGAGCCAGTGGGCTTG ATGACAGAGCAAAACGTCAGACCAGAGAGCTGGTTTTGTCTGAAGGAGTGTTGCTCCAGGGAAGCCTGACTCTGGGATCTTCAAGGGACTGCAGGTCGAGGCAAGCCATGGATCCAGAAGAGCTTTTGGAAGTGCAGAAAGGTCAGCTGAGGCCAGAGACAGACGCCCACAAGGAAACCCATCCTGGGAAAACGAGCCTTGAAGATGATGGTTTGGAGACGGATGATGGTGTGCACTCCAGGGCATTCCAGGAGAGAGTCTCTCAGGGAGATGTTCTCTGTGAGCATGACCCACAGACACCAGGAAAAGGCCCCCTGATTCATAACCTCTACAAGTGCAAGCAGTGCGGGAAGAGTTTTAACAGGAAGTGGTACCTTGTTCGACATCAGCGGATTCACACTGGAATGAAGCCCTATGAATGCAACgcgtgtgggaaagccttcagccAGAGCTCAACCCTGACCCGGCACTACGTCATCCACACCGGGGAGACGCCATACAAATGTGCCgagtgtgggaaggccttcaaACGCAGGTCGTACCTCCTGCAGCACCAGCCGATCCACACCGGGGAGAAGCCCTATGAGTGCAGCCAGTGTCGAAAGGCCTTCACCCACCGCTCTACTTTTATTCGCCACAATAGGACccacactggagaaaaaccctTTGAATGCAAAGAATGTGAAAAATCATTTAGCAACAGAGCACACCTCATCCAGCACTACATcatccacactggagagaagccttACGATTGCACAgagtgtgggaaggccttcaggTGCAGCTCAGAACTCCTACAGCATCAGCGGATTCACACGGGGGAGAAGCCCTACGAGTGTGCCCAGTGCGGGAAGGCCTTTCACCGGAGCACGTACCTCATCCAGCACTCTGTCATCCACACCGGGGAGACGCCATACAAGTGTGCCgagtgtgggaaggccttcaaACGCAGGTCACATCTCCTGCAGCACCAGCGGGTTCATACTTGA
- the LOC116743529 gene encoding zinc finger protein 549-like, giving the protein MSTNAVQDPAQVPMVAAAFMAPGQGHVIFEDVAVSFSQEEWGLLNNAQRLLYCDVMLENLSLIASLGCWHGVEAEEAVSEQCVSVEQVTEDRNPKLEPSILKPLTSVTSVQAEKDALYLADNMFTCREVEKSFLGTLGFPQHQPSHDGEHPCRSRQSREVSHPGQGHHKCSECGKAFSKKFKFTEHLRVHTGEKPYECSDCGKFFRHSSSLIHHRKVHTGERPYECCNCGKVFAHKYKLFEHQRIHTGKRPYECNECGKAFLRKDSLVQHQKIHTGENPHKCGECGKCFLYKNNLLVHQRIHSGERPYGCSKCGKSFVFKKRLLYHQRIHTGERPYMCSECGKAYVYKGSLIVHKRIHTLEKAYGCNKCGKFFTSSFALNRHENVHIAQRCYECSECGKALNGKVKLAEHQRIHTGERPYKCNECEKAFMRKYTLVQHQKVHTGVKPFKCSECGKPFTYKTSLVVHQRIHTGERPYMCSECGEVFVYRRSLVVHQRIHTREKPYECSSL; this is encoded by the exons ATGTCAACCAACGCGGTGCAGGACCCGGCCCAG GTTCCCATGGTAGCAGCAGCATTTATGGCCCCTGGACAG GGCCATGTGATCTTTGAGGATGTGGCTGTGTCCTTCTCCCAGGAGGAGTGGGGTCTCCTTAACAATGCTCAGAGACTCCTGTACTGTGACGTGATGCTGGAGAACCTGTCACTTATAGCCTCCCTGG gtTGTTGGCATGGAGTAGAAGCTGAGGAGGCCGTTTCTGAACAATGTGTTTCTGTAGAACAAGTGACGGAAGACAGGAATCCAAAGCTGGAGCCATCTATCCTGAAGCCTCTTACTTCTGTTACAAGTGTCCAGGCAGAGAAAGATGCTTTGTACTTGGCTGACAATATGTTCACGTGCAGAGAGGTTGAGAAGTCTTTCCTAGGCACCTTGGGCTTTCCCCAGCACCAGCCCTCCCATGATGGAGAACATCCATGTAGAAGCAGGCAGAGCAGGGAGGTCTCTCACCCTGGGCAAGGGCATCACAAGTGCAGCGAATGTGGTAAAGCCTTCAGTAAAAAGTTTAAATTCACGGAGCACCtgagagttcacactggagaaaaaccttatgagtgcagtgactGCGGGAAGTTCTTTAGACACAGCTCCAGTCTTATTCATCATCGGAAAgttcacacaggagaaaggccttatgaatGCTGTAATTGTGGGAAAGTCTTTGCCCACAAATATAAACTTTTTGAGCACCAGAGAATCCACACTGGAAAAAGACCATATgagtgtaatgaatgtgggaaagccttcctTCGCAAGGATTCACTTGTTCAGCACCAAAAAATCCACACTGGAGAAAATCCTCATAAGTGCGGTGAATGTGGAAAGTGCTTCCTGTACAAAAATAACCTTCTTGTGCACCAGAGGATCCAcagtggagaaaggccttatgggTGTAGCAAATGTGGAAAGTCCTTTGTCTTCAAAAAAAGGCTTCTTTATCACCAGCGaatccacactggagaaaggccttatatgtgcagtgaatgtgggaaagcctatGTCTACAAAGGAAGTCTTATTGTGCATAAGAGAATTCACACTTTAGAGAAGGCTTATGGGTGTAACAAATGTGGGAAATTCTTTACAAGCAGTTTTGCCCTCAATAGACATGAGAATGTTCACATTGCACAAAGGTGTTATGAGTGCAGCGAATGTGGGAAAGCTCTCAATGGCAAAGTTAAACTTGCTGAGCACCAGAGAATCCATACTGGAGAAAGACCctataaatgtaatgaatgtgaGAAAGCCTTCATGCGCAAGTATACACTTGTTCAGCACCAAAAAGTCCACACTGGAGTAAAGCCTTTtaaatgcagtgaatgtgggaagcCCTTCACTTACAAAACAAGTCTTGTTGTCCACcagagaatccacactggagaaaggccttatatgtgcagtgaatgtggggAAGTCTTTGTCTACAGAAGAAGTCTTGTTGTCCATCAGAGAATCCACACTAGAGAAAAGCCTTATGAATGTAGTTCTTTGTAA